A portion of the Homalodisca vitripennis isolate AUS2020 chromosome 2, UT_GWSS_2.1, whole genome shotgun sequence genome contains these proteins:
- the LOC124353928 gene encoding uncharacterized protein LOC124353928 yields the protein MTSLVTVALMAAAVMAATPDEPRGVIGARKLATAVDCSGAVAFSGGGLRGILPGGQVSYQRVLNDRGVGWSLETGEFTCHCPGLYQFAFAGYGEKPNTRLMLKKREANTTEWVDVVAAGGPAAGGGSSVALLDLEVGDHTAVWLLEGTLLSDTTSTSFSGYRIIKK from the exons ATGACATCTCTCGTGACGGTCGCGCTGATGGCGGCCGCTGTGATGGCTGCTACGCCGGACGAGCCTAGGGGCGTTATAGGGGCCCGTAAGCTTGCCACCGCCGTCGACTGTAGCGGGGCGGTAGCCTTCTCTGGGGGCGGGCTGCGCGGCATCCTCCCAGGCGGTCAAGTCAGCTATCAGAGGGTCCTGAACGACCGTGGGGTCGGTTGGAGCTTGGAGACAGGGGAGTTCACGTGTCACTGCCCGGGACTGTACCAGTTCGCCTTCGCCGGCTACGGGGAAAAGCCTAACACCAG ACTGATGCTGAAGAAGAGGGAGGCGAACACTACGGAATGGGTCGACGTCGTCGCTGCAGGAGGTCCAGCTGCTGGAGGAGGCTCCAGCGTTGCCCTCTTGGACCTGGAGGTCGGAGACCACACCGCCGTCTGGCTTCTAGAGGGAACTCTCCTTTCAGACACCACATCCACGAGTTTCAGCGGATACAGGATCATCAAGAAATAG